Proteins found in one Arthrobacter sp. U41 genomic segment:
- a CDS encoding Pls/PosA family non-ribosomal peptide synthetase, which translates to MDPVSPVFRAQLPGSPAAPPERTLVDILQETAARFPDASALDDGHESLSYAQLLTAVRARARQLHRAGLGAGDKIGVRIPSGTNLLYVSILAILMVGAAYVPVDADDPEERARLVFGEARVAGILRGAGDVVTEGRRPRPFPAPRLPGPDDDAWVIFTSGSTGTPKGVAVQHRSSAAFVDAEARIFLRADPIGPQDRVLAGLSVAFDASCEEMWLAWRHGACLVPAPRALVRTGMDLGPWLISHGITVVSTVPTLAALWPVESLESVRLLIFGGEACPPELTERLAVEGREVWNTYGPTEATVVACAAQLGGPGPIRIGLPLDGWDLAVVDADSLPVGEGEVGELIIGGVGLARYLDPAKDAEKYAPMPSLGWTRAYRSGDLVRYESAGLIFQGRADEQVKLGGRRIELGEIDAALQALPDVAGAAATVQTTAAGNQILVGYLAPAGGTEIDLAAARELLGASLPAPLIPLLTLVDSLPTKTSGKVDRHALPWPLAGAGAADTEAAPLNLPDDAAWILEQWGAVLGSAVSSLDADFFAYGGGSLAAAQLVSALRVRYPTITVADIYATPRIGALIDTARQSLPEGGAGPAPERTVRRTARKSQVFQTLMGVPLHILVGMRWLTYLMAANNLLASFAGFAAAPTVSWWWVAASWLVFVSPAGRMLISIAAARFLLRKVVPGTYPRSGRVHLRLWLAEQIQDLAGAVSLASAPWVPYYARALGAKIGNNVQLHSLPPVTGLLSLGSGCNVEPEVDLSGWWIDGDIVHIGAIRIGPGATVGARSTLMPGATIGAGARVEPGSAVLGKVKSGQLVAGSPAERRGKAKHSWPDTPPEHPLIGRLWFAGFAAASAVLALIPYFSAAAAALVVFSFIRGSESLSAALPQLLLSLPPAALVWFLANLVLILLTTRLLGVGLAEGYYRVRSRIGWQVWATERVLDLARDLLFPIYASLFTPVWLRLLGARIGKNVEASTVLLIPKMTTVGEGAFLADDTMVASYELDGGWLRIAPAKIGKRSFLGNSGMTAAGRNVPKNSLVAVLSATPAKAKSGTSWLGSPPVRLRRTAIASDDTRTFEPPLRLRIARALWELCRFVPVVATVAIAAGVFLAFDWLATAFNYGIAALLGGVVILLAGSVAAGSAVVAKWLLVGRIRPGEHPLWSSFIWRNEVVDTFIEMVSAPWFARAATGTPALVWWLRALGAKIGAGTWCESYWLPEADLVTLGRNSTVNRGCVVQTHLFHDRVMSIDTVTLDDGATMGPHGVILPQARIGKGGTVGPASLVMRGETVPAATYWMGNPVSPWRGPAVPAPKLK; encoded by the coding sequence CTGGACCCTGTCAGTCCGGTGTTCCGGGCCCAGCTTCCGGGATCACCTGCCGCGCCGCCGGAGCGGACCCTGGTCGACATCCTGCAGGAGACCGCCGCGCGCTTCCCGGACGCCTCGGCCCTCGATGACGGCCACGAGTCGCTCAGTTACGCCCAGCTCCTGACGGCCGTCCGGGCCAGGGCGAGGCAGCTCCACCGGGCCGGCCTCGGCGCCGGGGACAAGATTGGAGTCCGGATTCCCTCCGGCACCAACCTGCTCTATGTCTCAATCCTGGCCATCCTGATGGTCGGGGCCGCGTATGTTCCGGTGGACGCGGATGACCCGGAGGAGCGTGCCAGGCTCGTGTTCGGTGAGGCCCGGGTCGCCGGTATCCTGCGGGGAGCCGGGGACGTGGTGACGGAGGGCCGGCGGCCCCGCCCGTTCCCGGCCCCGAGACTTCCCGGCCCGGACGATGACGCCTGGGTCATCTTCACCTCCGGCTCCACCGGAACGCCCAAGGGCGTCGCCGTGCAGCACCGCTCCTCGGCGGCGTTCGTCGACGCCGAGGCCCGGATCTTCCTCCGGGCCGATCCGATCGGCCCGCAGGACCGCGTCCTTGCCGGGCTGTCGGTGGCCTTCGACGCCTCCTGCGAGGAAATGTGGCTGGCCTGGCGGCACGGCGCCTGCCTCGTCCCGGCGCCCCGCGCCCTCGTCCGGACCGGCATGGACCTGGGCCCGTGGCTGATCAGCCACGGCATCACGGTCGTGTCCACGGTGCCCACCCTCGCGGCGCTCTGGCCGGTGGAGTCGCTGGAGAGTGTCCGCCTGCTGATCTTCGGCGGCGAAGCGTGCCCGCCGGAGCTCACCGAGCGGCTCGCCGTCGAAGGCCGCGAAGTCTGGAACACCTACGGCCCCACCGAGGCCACCGTCGTCGCCTGCGCGGCGCAGCTGGGCGGTCCCGGTCCCATCCGGATCGGCCTGCCGCTGGACGGCTGGGACCTCGCCGTCGTGGACGCCGACTCCCTGCCGGTCGGGGAAGGCGAGGTCGGCGAACTGATCATCGGCGGCGTGGGCCTGGCCCGTTATCTCGACCCGGCCAAGGATGCCGAGAAATATGCCCCGATGCCCTCGCTGGGCTGGACACGCGCCTACCGCTCAGGCGACCTGGTCCGCTACGAATCCGCGGGCCTGATCTTCCAGGGCCGCGCCGACGAACAGGTCAAGCTCGGCGGGCGACGGATCGAGCTCGGTGAAATCGACGCCGCACTGCAGGCACTGCCGGATGTTGCCGGCGCGGCCGCGACGGTGCAGACGACGGCGGCCGGCAACCAGATCCTCGTCGGCTACCTGGCCCCGGCCGGAGGCACGGAGATCGATCTGGCCGCCGCACGGGAGCTGCTGGGGGCGAGCCTGCCGGCCCCGTTGATCCCGCTGCTGACCCTGGTCGATTCGCTTCCCACCAAAACCAGCGGCAAGGTGGACCGGCATGCGCTGCCCTGGCCGCTGGCGGGCGCCGGGGCCGCCGACACCGAAGCCGCCCCGCTGAACCTCCCGGACGACGCAGCCTGGATCCTCGAGCAGTGGGGTGCGGTGCTCGGCAGTGCCGTGTCCAGCCTCGACGCCGATTTCTTCGCCTACGGGGGCGGTTCCCTGGCTGCCGCCCAGCTCGTCTCCGCCCTGCGCGTGCGCTACCCCACCATCACGGTGGCCGACATCTACGCCACGCCCCGGATCGGTGCGCTCATCGACACCGCCCGCCAGTCGCTGCCCGAAGGCGGGGCCGGGCCGGCCCCGGAACGCACGGTCCGGCGCACCGCGCGCAAGTCGCAGGTCTTCCAGACCCTGATGGGCGTTCCGCTGCACATCCTCGTCGGCATGCGCTGGCTGACGTACCTGATGGCGGCGAACAATCTGCTCGCATCCTTCGCCGGGTTTGCGGCGGCGCCCACCGTGTCCTGGTGGTGGGTGGCCGCCTCCTGGCTCGTCTTCGTCAGTCCTGCGGGCCGGATGCTGATCTCCATCGCCGCAGCCCGGTTCCTGCTGCGCAAGGTGGTGCCGGGTACCTACCCGCGGTCCGGCCGGGTGCACCTGCGCCTGTGGCTGGCCGAGCAGATCCAGGACCTGGCCGGCGCCGTCAGCCTGGCCAGCGCTCCCTGGGTGCCGTACTACGCCCGGGCCCTCGGGGCCAAGATCGGCAACAACGTCCAGCTCCACTCGCTGCCGCCCGTCACCGGCCTGCTCTCGCTCGGCAGCGGCTGCAATGTCGAGCCGGAGGTCGATTTGTCCGGCTGGTGGATCGACGGCGACATCGTCCATATCGGTGCCATCCGGATCGGGCCCGGCGCCACGGTCGGCGCCCGCAGCACTCTGATGCCCGGCGCCACGATCGGCGCCGGAGCCCGCGTGGAACCGGGTTCGGCCGTGCTGGGCAAGGTGAAGTCCGGGCAGCTCGTCGCCGGCTCCCCCGCCGAGCGGCGGGGGAAGGCCAAACACTCCTGGCCGGACACTCCCCCGGAGCATCCGCTGATCGGCCGGCTCTGGTTTGCCGGCTTCGCCGCCGCCTCCGCCGTGCTGGCCCTGATTCCCTATTTCTCCGCCGCCGCGGCGGCCCTCGTGGTCTTCAGCTTCATCCGGGGCAGCGAATCGCTCTCCGCCGCGCTGCCGCAGCTCCTGCTGTCCCTTCCGCCTGCGGCCCTGGTCTGGTTCCTCGCCAACCTGGTGCTGATCCTCCTGACCACCCGGCTCCTCGGTGTGGGCCTGGCCGAAGGCTACTACCGGGTGCGCAGCAGGATCGGCTGGCAGGTCTGGGCCACCGAACGGGTTCTGGACCTGGCCCGCGACCTGCTGTTCCCCATTTACGCCAGCCTTTTCACCCCGGTCTGGCTGCGCCTGCTCGGAGCCAGGATCGGCAAGAACGTGGAGGCCTCGACGGTCCTGCTGATCCCCAAGATGACCACGGTGGGTGAAGGTGCCTTCCTCGCCGACGACACCATGGTGGCCTCTTATGAGCTTGACGGCGGCTGGCTGCGGATCGCCCCCGCCAAGATCGGCAAACGCTCCTTCCTGGGAAACTCCGGCATGACAGCGGCCGGCCGCAACGTGCCCAAGAACTCCCTCGTGGCGGTACTTTCGGCGACCCCGGCGAAGGCGAAGTCCGGAACGTCCTGGCTGGGCAGCCCTCCGGTGCGGCTCCGGCGCACCGCCATCGCCTCCGATGACACCAGGACGTTCGAGCCGCCGCTGAGGCTCAGGATTGCCCGCGCGCTGTGGGAGCTGTGCCGCTTTGTCCCCGTCGTGGCAACGGTCGCGATCGCCGCGGGGGTTTTCCTCGCCTTCGACTGGCTGGCGACCGCCTTCAATTACGGCATCGCGGCACTCCTGGGCGGCGTCGTGATCCTGCTGGCCGGCTCCGTGGCCGCGGGCAGCGCCGTCGTGGCGAAATGGCTGCTCGTGGGCCGCATCAGGCCCGGCGAGCATCCGCTGTGGAGCTCCTTCATCTGGCGCAACGAGGTTGTGGATACCTTCATCGAGATGGTCAGCGCCCCCTGGTTCGCCCGTGCAGCCACCGGGACCCCGGCGCTGGTCTGGTGGCTTCGGGCACTTGGCGCGAAAATCGGGGCCGGCACCTGGTGCGAAAGCTACTGGCTGCCCGAAGCGGACCTCGTGACTCTGGGCCGGAACTCCACGGTCAACCGCGGCTGCGTGGTGCAGACCCATCTGTTCCACGATCGGGTCATGAGCATCGACACTGTTACGCTCGATGACGGGGCAACGATGGGACCGCACGGAGTTATCCTCCCGCAGGCCCGCATCGGCAAGGGCGGCACGGTGGGCCCTGCATCCCTCGTGATGCGGGGTGAAACGGTGCCCGCCGCGACCTACTGGATGGGCAATCCGGTGAGCCCCTGGCGCGGGCCGGCTGTGCCTGCCCCCAAGTTGAAGTAG
- a CDS encoding quinone oxidoreductase family protein, with amino-acid sequence MMHAIVAREAGGPEVLELTEVERPVPGPGQLLVKVAAVGVNFIDTYKRSGSYKVSYPFTPGSEASGSVEEIGDGVTGFSPGDRVATAEGVNCYAGYALIDEDKALPVPRGVDDFTAAALPLQGITAHYLINSTFKVEPGHTVLLHAGAGGVGLLLIQLLKARGARVITTVSTGDKDRLAREAGADHVLRYDGFAAKVRELTDGTGADVVYDGVGKDTFDGSLDALRVRGTLVLFGAASGPVPPVDPQRLNAGGSLYLTRPTIVHYLRDARERRWRSDELFAAVADGSLKVRIGARYDLAEAARAHDDLEQRRTTGKVILVP; translated from the coding sequence ATGATGCATGCAATCGTCGCGCGCGAGGCCGGGGGCCCGGAGGTCCTTGAACTGACCGAGGTGGAGCGCCCGGTTCCGGGTCCCGGCCAGCTGCTGGTCAAGGTCGCCGCCGTCGGAGTGAACTTCATCGACACCTATAAGCGCAGCGGAAGCTACAAGGTCTCCTACCCCTTCACCCCCGGGTCCGAGGCCTCAGGCTCCGTTGAGGAAATCGGCGACGGCGTGACCGGTTTCTCCCCGGGCGACCGGGTGGCCACGGCCGAAGGCGTCAACTGCTACGCCGGCTACGCCCTGATCGATGAGGACAAGGCGCTGCCGGTCCCCCGCGGCGTGGACGACTTCACGGCCGCCGCGCTGCCGCTGCAGGGCATCACCGCGCACTACCTGATCAATTCCACCTTCAAGGTCGAGCCCGGCCATACCGTCCTGCTCCACGCCGGAGCCGGCGGCGTCGGCCTGCTGTTGATCCAGCTCCTCAAGGCCCGCGGCGCCCGCGTGATCACCACCGTCTCCACCGGCGACAAGGACCGGCTGGCCCGCGAGGCCGGCGCCGACCATGTGCTGCGCTACGACGGCTTCGCCGCCAAGGTCCGGGAACTGACCGACGGGACCGGCGCGGACGTGGTGTACGACGGCGTCGGGAAGGACACCTTCGACGGCTCCCTCGACGCGCTGCGCGTCCGCGGCACCCTGGTGCTTTTTGGTGCCGCCTCCGGGCCCGTGCCGCCCGTCGACCCGCAGCGGCTCAACGCCGGCGGCTCGCTGTACCTGACCCGGCCGACGATCGTCCACTACCTGCGCGACGCCCGGGAACGCCGGTGGCGCTCGGACGAGCTTTTCGCCGCGGTGGCCGACGGGAGCCTCAAGGTCCGGATCGGTGCCCGTTATGACCTGGCGGAAGCCGCCCGGGCCCACGACGACCTGGAGCAGCGGCGCACCACCGGCAAGGTCATCCTCGTGCCCTAA
- a CDS encoding fatty acid desaturase family protein has translation MTPTTATPERPKSRIRQPNAVVLSYSELLKTVKAAGLLERRVGFYITVFSVLVLLMTATWFGFALIGDSWFQLLIAAALGILCTQLSFLAHEAGHRQIFASRRANDWAARLLATSVAGISYSWWEQKHGAHHNHPNVISKDPDIATGAIAFFPEAAATRQGRFSFLTRKQGWLFFPLLFLVGLGLQIDSIKFIFQRAQVTHRWVEIPILVVRLSLLPVLAFTFLPWGMALAFIAVQLAVFGFYMGASFAPNHKGMPVLPADSRVDFFSRQVLTSRNISGGRFMDILLGGLNRQAEHHLFPDMARPQLDKAAVIVREFCAKHQVPYTETTLLQSYGIIVRYLNEVGLSAGRHFECPMATVTRRY, from the coding sequence ATGACCCCTACCACTGCCACGCCGGAGCGACCGAAATCGCGTATCCGGCAGCCGAACGCCGTCGTCCTGAGCTACTCGGAACTCCTTAAGACCGTCAAGGCCGCGGGCCTGCTGGAACGGCGCGTGGGTTTCTACATCACGGTGTTTTCCGTTCTGGTCCTGCTGATGACCGCCACCTGGTTCGGCTTCGCGCTGATCGGTGACAGCTGGTTCCAGCTCCTCATCGCCGCAGCCCTGGGCATCCTCTGCACCCAGTTGAGCTTCCTGGCCCACGAGGCCGGGCACCGGCAGATCTTCGCCTCCCGCCGCGCCAATGACTGGGCCGCGCGGCTGCTGGCCACCTCGGTCGCCGGGATCAGCTACTCCTGGTGGGAACAGAAGCACGGCGCGCACCACAACCACCCCAACGTCATTTCCAAGGACCCCGATATCGCCACCGGCGCCATCGCCTTCTTCCCGGAGGCCGCCGCCACCCGGCAGGGACGTTTCTCCTTCCTCACCCGCAAGCAGGGCTGGCTCTTCTTCCCGCTGCTGTTCCTCGTGGGACTGGGCCTGCAGATCGATTCGATCAAATTCATCTTCCAGCGCGCCCAGGTCACGCACCGCTGGGTAGAGATCCCGATCCTCGTGGTCCGCCTCAGCCTGCTGCCGGTGCTCGCGTTCACCTTCCTGCCCTGGGGCATGGCGCTCGCGTTCATCGCGGTCCAGCTCGCGGTCTTCGGTTTCTACATGGGGGCCTCCTTCGCCCCGAACCACAAGGGCATGCCGGTCCTGCCGGCGGACAGCCGCGTGGACTTCTTCAGCCGACAGGTCCTGACGTCGCGGAACATCTCCGGCGGACGCTTTATGGACATCCTGCTCGGCGGCCTCAACCGCCAGGCCGAACACCACCTCTTCCCGGACATGGCCCGCCCGCAGCTCGACAAGGCCGCCGTGATTGTCCGCGAGTTCTGCGCCAAGCACCAGGTTCCCTACACCGAAACCACACTGCTGCAGTCCTACGGCATCATCGTCCGTTACCTCAATGAGGTCGGCCTCTCCGCCGGGCGCCACTTCGAATGCCCGATGGCCACGGTGACCCGCCGCTACTAG
- the argC gene encoding N-acetyl-gamma-glutamyl-phosphate reductase codes for MTISVAVSGASGYAGGEVLRLLAGHPDVTIGAITAHSNAGSRLGELQPHLHGLASRLLEDTTVENLSGHDVVFLALPHGASAEIAAQLPAGTVVIDAGADHRLEDAAAWEKFYGSPHAGTWPYGLPELPGQREVLRGAKRIAVPGCYPTSALLALTPGFSNHLLQADDVVIVSASGTSGAGKAAKVNLIGAEVMGSMSPYGVGGGHRHTPEIEQGLSRALNAPVTVSFTPTLAPMSRGILTTATAKVRPGVTEEELRHAWTEAYDDEPFVHLLPEGRWPSTKSVQGSNHAVMQLALDTHTGRVIVTCAIDNLTKGTAGGAVQSMNIALGLAETAGLELQGVAP; via the coding sequence ATGACTATTTCTGTTGCCGTCTCCGGCGCAAGCGGATACGCCGGCGGCGAGGTGCTGCGGCTCCTCGCCGGCCACCCCGACGTCACGATCGGCGCCATCACGGCGCACAGCAACGCCGGTTCCAGACTAGGGGAATTGCAGCCGCATCTCCACGGTCTGGCCAGCCGCCTCCTGGAAGACACCACGGTCGAGAACCTGTCCGGACACGACGTCGTGTTCCTGGCCCTTCCGCACGGGGCCTCTGCGGAGATCGCGGCGCAACTGCCGGCCGGTACCGTCGTGATCGACGCCGGCGCCGACCACCGTCTGGAGGATGCGGCCGCCTGGGAGAAGTTCTACGGTTCCCCGCACGCCGGAACCTGGCCCTACGGCCTGCCGGAGCTTCCCGGCCAGCGCGAGGTGCTCCGCGGCGCCAAGCGGATCGCCGTGCCGGGCTGCTACCCGACGTCGGCCCTGCTGGCACTCACCCCGGGCTTCAGTAACCACCTGTTGCAGGCGGACGACGTCGTCATCGTCTCCGCCTCCGGCACTTCCGGGGCCGGCAAGGCCGCCAAGGTCAATCTGATCGGCGCCGAGGTCATGGGTTCGATGAGCCCGTACGGGGTGGGCGGCGGACACCGGCACACCCCGGAGATCGAACAGGGACTCTCCAGGGCCCTGAACGCTCCGGTCACCGTGTCCTTCACGCCCACGCTGGCCCCCATGAGCCGGGGCATCCTCACCACCGCCACCGCGAAGGTGCGGCCCGGCGTCACCGAGGAGGAACTCCGCCACGCCTGGACCGAGGCCTACGACGATGAGCCCTTCGTGCACCTGCTGCCGGAAGGCCGCTGGCCCTCCACCAAGTCCGTGCAGGGCTCCAACCACGCCGTTATGCAGCTGGCGCTCGACACGCACACCGGCCGCGTGATCGTCACCTGTGCCATCGACAACCTGACCAAGGGGACCGCCGGCGGAGCCGTGCAGTCCATGAACATTGCCCTCGGCCTGGCGGAAACAGCCGGCCTCGAACTGCAGGGAGTCGCACCATGA
- the argJ gene encoding bifunctional glutamate N-acetyltransferase/amino-acid acetyltransferase ArgJ, protein MSITAPQGFRAAGVTAGLKTSGNPDLALVVNDGPAKAAAAVFTSNRVAAAPVHWSREVVKDGRVDAVILNSGGANACTGPQGFQNTHTTAEKTAEALGVSATDVFVCSTGLIGEQLPMDKILAGIGAATAALSTGGGPDAATAIMTTDSVSKQAVFTGSDADGKEFTIGGMAKGAGMLAPGLATMLVVLTTDADVQPEMLDVVLRDATRVTFDRADSDGCMSTNDTVVLLSSAASGAVPSAVEFGRGLTQVCAELARKLIGDAEGSSHDIAIRTFNAASEKDAELVSRAVARSNLFKAAIFGKDPNWGRVLSAVGTTDAAFEPDQLNVSMNGVQICRDGSIGDDRSLVDLEPREVLVEIDLRAGEAEATIWTNDLTLEYVHENSAYSS, encoded by the coding sequence ATGAGCATCACCGCCCCCCAGGGATTCCGCGCCGCCGGCGTCACCGCCGGCCTGAAGACCTCCGGCAACCCGGACCTGGCCCTCGTGGTCAACGACGGCCCGGCAAAGGCCGCCGCCGCCGTCTTCACCTCCAACCGGGTGGCCGCAGCCCCCGTCCACTGGTCCCGCGAGGTTGTCAAGGACGGCCGGGTGGACGCCGTTATCCTCAATTCCGGCGGAGCCAATGCCTGCACCGGCCCGCAGGGATTCCAGAACACGCACACCACCGCCGAGAAGACCGCCGAGGCGCTGGGCGTCTCCGCCACCGACGTCTTCGTCTGTTCCACCGGCCTGATCGGCGAGCAGCTCCCGATGGACAAGATCCTCGCCGGGATCGGCGCCGCCACGGCAGCGCTCAGCACCGGCGGCGGTCCCGACGCCGCCACCGCGATCATGACCACGGACTCCGTGTCCAAGCAGGCGGTCTTCACCGGTTCCGATGCCGACGGCAAGGAATTCACCATCGGCGGCATGGCCAAGGGCGCCGGCATGCTCGCCCCCGGGCTCGCCACCATGCTGGTGGTCCTCACCACGGATGCGGACGTCCAGCCGGAAATGCTCGACGTTGTGCTCCGCGATGCCACCCGGGTCACCTTTGACCGGGCCGACTCGGACGGCTGCATGTCCACGAACGACACCGTGGTGCTGCTGTCCTCCGCGGCCTCCGGCGCCGTGCCGTCCGCCGTCGAGTTCGGCCGGGGCCTGACCCAGGTCTGTGCGGAACTGGCCCGCAAGCTGATCGGCGACGCCGAAGGCTCCAGCCACGACATCGCCATCCGCACCTTCAACGCCGCCAGCGAAAAGGACGCGGAGCTGGTCAGCCGCGCCGTCGCCCGCTCCAACCTCTTCAAGGCCGCGATCTTCGGCAAGGACCCCAACTGGGGCCGTGTGCTCTCCGCCGTCGGCACCACCGACGCGGCCTTCGAGCCCGACCAGCTCAACGTGTCCATGAACGGCGTCCAGATCTGCCGCGATGGCAGCATCGGCGATGACCGCAGCCTCGTGGACCTGGAACCCCGCGAGGTCCTGGTCGAGATCGATCTTCGGGCCGGCGAGGCCGAGGCCACGATCTGGACCAACGACCTGACCCTCGAATACGTCCACGAAAACAGCGCCTACTCCAGCTAG
- the argB gene encoding acetylglutamate kinase → MNTQTRETTSMSDAQSKAGTLIEALPWIQRFAGTTMVIKYGGNAMVNDELRRAFAEDIVFLHHVGIHPVVVHGGGPQINAMLSRLGIESEFKGGLRVTTPEAMDVVRMVLTGQVGRELVGLINSHGPYAVGMSGEDGGLLRAVRTGTVVDGEEVDLGLVGEVIGVNPEGILDIIAAGRIPVISTVAPEIFDDGSGDPGAKQAQTTGQVLNVNADTAAAALAEALGASKLVILTDVEGLFANWPDRSSLISSLTATELRELLPRLESGMIPKMEACLKAVEGGVERAHIVDGRLPHSMLLETFTTAGIGTQVVPDEENK, encoded by the coding sequence ATGAACACCCAGACCCGCGAGACCACCTCCATGTCCGATGCCCAGAGCAAGGCCGGCACCCTGATCGAGGCCCTGCCCTGGATCCAGCGCTTTGCCGGCACCACGATGGTGATCAAGTACGGCGGCAACGCCATGGTCAACGACGAGCTCCGCCGCGCCTTCGCCGAAGACATCGTCTTCCTGCACCACGTCGGCATCCACCCCGTGGTGGTGCACGGCGGCGGGCCGCAGATCAACGCCATGCTCAGCCGGCTCGGGATCGAATCCGAGTTCAAGGGCGGGCTGCGGGTCACCACGCCCGAGGCCATGGACGTGGTCCGGATGGTCCTCACCGGCCAGGTCGGCCGCGAACTCGTGGGCCTGATCAATTCGCACGGCCCTTACGCCGTCGGCATGTCGGGCGAGGACGGCGGGCTGCTCCGCGCGGTCCGGACCGGCACCGTGGTGGACGGCGAAGAAGTGGACCTGGGCCTGGTCGGCGAGGTGATCGGCGTCAACCCCGAGGGTATCCTGGACATCATTGCCGCCGGCCGGATCCCGGTGATTTCGACCGTCGCGCCGGAGATCTTTGACGACGGCAGCGGGGACCCGGGAGCAAAACAGGCCCAGACCACCGGCCAGGTGCTGAACGTCAATGCCGACACCGCCGCCGCGGCCCTGGCCGAAGCCCTCGGCGCCTCGAAGCTGGTGATCCTCACCGACGTCGAGGGGCTGTTCGCCAACTGGCCGGACCGCTCCTCGCTGATCTCCTCGCTCACCGCGACGGAACTGCGCGAGCTGCTGCCGCGCCTGGAATCCGGCATGATCCCGAAGATGGAAGCCTGCCTCAAGGCTGTCGAAGGCGGAGTCGAACGCGCACACATCGTGGACGGCAGGCTGCCGCACTCGATGCTGCTGGAAACCTTCACGACGGCGGGCATCGGCACGCAGGTCGTCCCGGACGAGGAAAACAAATGA
- a CDS encoding acetylornithine transaminase, with protein sequence MNQSDTPVDLEHSPVGELVRPHATGAQWLSRYSSSLLGVFGTPQRVLVRGSGCLVWDADGKEYLDLLGGIAVNALGHAHPFVSSVISSQLATLGHVSNFFTSPTQIALAEKLLDITRAPAGSKVFFANSGTEAVEAAFKLARRNTGAGTAAAAGSTGKPRTRIIALEGAFHGRTMGALALTAKEAYRAPFAPLPGGVEHIPFGDIDALRAAVDETVAAVFLEPIQGEAGVRPLPAGYLLAAREATRDAGALLILDEVQTGIGRTGKWLASEDAGIVPDAVTLAKGLGGGFPIGALVTFGPETSSLLTAGQHGTTFGGNPVATAAALATLHVIESQQIMDHVRTVGEHLRAGLAAIDGVTGVRGEGLLIGFDLDAAVAPAVVTAGLEAGFIVNSPGPHTIRLAPPLILSTEQADRFLAALPDLLQTAKDAQ encoded by the coding sequence ATGAACCAGAGCGACACACCCGTGGACCTTGAGCACTCTCCAGTCGGGGAGCTGGTCCGTCCCCACGCCACCGGCGCACAGTGGCTGTCCCGGTACTCCTCCTCGCTGCTGGGCGTTTTCGGCACCCCGCAGCGGGTCCTGGTCCGCGGCTCCGGCTGCCTGGTCTGGGACGCCGACGGCAAGGAATACCTGGACCTGCTCGGCGGGATTGCGGTCAACGCCCTCGGCCACGCGCACCCCTTCGTCAGCTCGGTGATTTCCAGCCAGCTCGCCACCCTGGGCCACGTCTCCAACTTCTTCACGAGCCCCACCCAGATCGCGCTGGCCGAAAAACTGCTGGACATCACCAGGGCCCCGGCCGGCTCCAAGGTGTTCTTCGCCAACTCCGGCACCGAAGCCGTCGAGGCCGCCTTCAAGCTGGCCCGCCGGAACACCGGCGCCGGCACAGCCGCGGCAGCGGGGAGCACAGGCAAGCCGCGCACCAGAATCATCGCGCTCGAGGGGGCCTTTCACGGCCGCACCATGGGTGCCCTGGCGCTCACCGCGAAAGAGGCCTACCGGGCGCCGTTCGCGCCGCTGCCCGGCGGCGTCGAACACATCCCCTTCGGCGACATTGACGCGCTCCGTGCAGCGGTGGACGAGACGGTCGCCGCTGTTTTCCTCGAACCGATCCAGGGTGAGGCCGGCGTCCGCCCGTTGCCCGCCGGCTACCTGTTGGCCGCACGGGAGGCCACCCGCGACGCCGGCGCCCTGCTGATCCTCGACGAGGTCCAGACCGGGATCGGCCGCACCGGCAAGTGGCTCGCGAGCGAGGACGCCGGGATCGTGCCCGACGCCGTCACTCTCGCCAAAGGCCTCGGCGGCGGTTTCCCGATCGGCGCACTGGTCACCTTCGGCCCGGAAACGTCCTCCCTGCTGACCGCCGGCCAGCACGGGACGACCTTCGGCGGCAACCCGGTGGCCACCGCCGCCGCACTGGCCACCCTGCACGTGATCGAAAGCCAGCAGATCATGGACCACGTCCGGACCGTGGGGGAGCACCTGAGGGCCGGCCTCGCCGCGATCGACGGCGTCACCGGAGTGCGCGGCGAAGGCCTCCTGATCGGCTTCGACCTCGACGCCGCCGTCGCCCCGGCCGTCGTGACCGCCGGCCTCGAGGCGGGCTTCATCGTCAACAGCCCCGGCCCGCACACGATCCGTCTCGCGCCGCCGCTGATCCTCAGCACCGAACAGGCCGACCGCTTCCTCGCGGCACTGCCCGATCTCCTCCAGACCGCAAAGGACGCCCAGTGA